The Lachnospiraceae bacterium KM106-2 nucleotide sequence TGTTAGTCAAATGAAATTAGATCGAATTAGAATCAAGCTGGAGAATGGATCGGAACTTAGTGCTAAGGAATTGGATTATTTAAAGAAGTATGATTCCGCTTTATATAGTAAAGCACTTATGATGAAACAAAAGAGAGAAATGTTAAAGGCAAAGCTTGAACATTGTAACTCGAAAGAAGAGGTTGAACAGATTAGAGATACAGAATTATCTTTCGTATCTAAAAAAGATCCGGATGCCATGATGAAGATAAATACGATAACAAATACCGTAGATAAGTTTTGCAAGACGATTCAGTATAAGAATCTTCCACAGACGACAAAAGAAGATCAGAAGAAGGATTCTATCAGTGGAGTTCATTATGAAATGAAATTAGGAAGTTACGGTATTACTTATATTGACGAGGATACTTATGAACAGGACAAAGATAGATCAAGGAGGTAGAATATGAAATTTCGACCATGTATTGATATCCATAATGGAAAGGTAAAGCAAATTGTTGGTGGAAGTCTTTCTGATTATAAAGATCAGGCAAAGGAGAACTTTGTATCAGAACAGAATGCAGCATTTTATGGGAAACTTTATTGCGATCATCAGTTAAGTGGTGGTCATATTATTCTACTTAATAAAGAAGGAAGTCAGTATTATGAACAGGATTTAGAACAAGCAGCGCTTGCATTAAAAAGTTTTCCGGATGGACTGCAGATTGGTGGAGGCGTAAATGATAATAATGCAAAACGTTTTCTTTCTCTTGGTGCGACTCACGTAATTGTTACATCTTATGTATTCCGTGATGGTAGGATTTATTATGAAAATCTAAAGAAGTTAATTGATATCGTTGGAAAAGAGCATTTAGTACTTGATCTAAGCTGTCGTAAGAAGGATGGGGATTATTATATTGTTACAGATCGGTGGCAGCGATTTACGGAAGTAAAGATTACAAAAGAGTTAATAATTCAGTTAACAGAATATTGTGATGAATTTTTAATACATGCTGTGGATGTTGAGGGAAAGTCCAATGGAATAGAGCTAGAATTGATCTCTATTCTAGGAACCATAGAAGGTTTCCCTATTACTTATGCGGGAGGGATCTCTAGCTTTGCCGATCTGAAAGAATTAAAAAGACTAGGTAATAATCGCTTAGATGTTACAATTGGAAGCTCGTTAGACTTATTTGGTGGTAATATGAAGTTCCAAGACGTGATAAAGTTTATGTCTAATTGTTAAGCAATTGTTACAAAAAGGTATAAAATTAATAAAAAAGGCGCAAAAACACATGTTTTTACGCCTTTTTTATTGGTTGAATGTTCACAAGATTATTAATTTAGAATTAGAAGATTCCAACATACTTTATATTGATATAAAAAAGTCATATGCATTATGCATGAAAAAGAACATATTACGATAGAAAAATCAAGCAAATTAAACTAAAAAAAACACTAATGATATAAAATGTATTTTTCTGGTAACTAAAAACTCCCTCTAAACGGTTGAAATTTTTCTAATTTATGTTATAATTATTTCATAAATGTTAACAAGTTATTACTTAAGTTAAAAAAGTATTTCTAGTTTGTAATATAAAAAATGTTAAAAAGAAGGAGTTTATATGAAGTCAAGCTTAAGGAAAATTAGTATTTGTCTAATGGTTGCAATCATTACATTATCAATGTTTAATGTAGATGCATCAGCAGCTAGTTACAGTAAGAATGAACTAAGATACTTATCTGCAATTGTATATGCAGAATCAGGTAACCAAAGTCATAAAGGTAAAGTGGCAGTGGCAAATGTAGTACTTAATCGCGTGAAGAGTAGAAAATATCCTAATAGTATAAAGTCAGTTATTTATCAAAAGGGTCAATTTACACCAGCAAGAAATGGTTCATTAAAGAAAGCATTATCATTATATGATAAAAATAGTTCAAGAATTAAATCAAGTAAAGCAGCTGCTAAGAAAGCATTATCTGGTAGCTCAGTTCTAACGAAAAAGTACTTATACTTCTCTGGTTATAGTTCAAAAAAGACAATTAAACAGAGATATGGAAAAGTTATTTTTATTGGAGCGCATTATTTTAGATAAGAATTGTTCGTGAGAAGCTTCATAGATATTAGAAAATAGTCTAATGTCTATGGAGTTTTTTTTATAATCATATCTTTATAATTTGCGATTCTTGTGTTATTATATTAAAATAAGTAAAAATGGAGTATATAATAATATGCTATGAGTAGTAGTTATATAGAAAGGATGAAATAAGGGGAAAAATAATTTATTAAATTGGCAAGAGGAGAATATAAATGAGTAATTTGTTTTCTGGACTAGAAGAGTATGGACTTACAGGATTAGAGAAAATGGATGTTTATGCTCAGGAATCGAAAACGAAGCTTATTTCAAACTTACAAAAGAGAGTGGTAGTTAAAATGCGAGAAGAAGAGTTAGTTTTTGACAAGACATATAAATGTCCTGCATGTGATGCAGAATTTAAATCAAAAGTTGTAAAGACTGGTAAAGCAAAATTAATTCAGACGGATAGCGATTTAAGACCGAAATATGATCATGTAGATAGCTTGAAGTATGATGCAGTATTATGCCCAGAATGTGGATATGCGGCATTAGGCCGATTTTTTCAGTATTTGAGTTCCGCACAGATAAAATACGTTAGAGAGAATATCACATCTAAGTTTCATAATCAAAAATTTGAAGGCAGTTATTATACATATGACGAGGCAATTAAACGTCACAAATTAGCATTATTAAGTTCTATGGTTAAGAATGCTAAAACAAGTGAGAAGGCATATACTTGTCTAAAGATTGCTTGGTTGTATCGTGGTAAAAGAGAAAATCTTTCAAATGATACAAAGAATTATGAAAATGAGATCAAGAAGTTACAAGCCTCTGAAGATGAGTTTTTAATGAAAGCTTATGAAGGGTTTAATGGAGCATTTTCAAAAGAAGATTTCCCAATGTGTGGAATGGATGAATATACAGTGATGTATATTGTATCTGATTTAGCATTTCGTGCAGGAAAATTAGATGAAGCAATGAGAATGTTGTCTCATCTTTTATCAGGACGCGGTGCAAATGATCGTGTTAAAAATAAAGCGCGCGAATTAAAAGAAGAAATTAAGAAAGCGCAAGAAGCAAATCAGGAATAAGTAACGTTTTGAAGTGTTTGTGTATGTAATTACACAAGCACTTTTTTTATTTACGTGAACATCGAGTCAAAGCGTGTATCTTCTCGTTCGCATAAGGTTAGAGAATTCATGAGTCATCTTTAGTAAAAAAATACAAATACAATAAAAAAGTACCAATTTAGATCGTGGCATCATCAGTGAAAAGATAAAAAATTACAAAGACATCTGAAGAATGTCTTAAAATTATTTGTGCAAATGTTATAGAATATAACTGTAAACAAAAACTATATTGTGTATTTAGACGGAAAGGTCTAAGGGAGGAGCTAATATGAAGAAAAGAATATTATCTTTATGTTTGGTTTTTGCAATGTTACTGACAACATTAGTGGGGTGTAGCAGCAGCAATGCAAATAAGAGCGATGGAAAAAGCGATACCACAAGTAGTAAAAAAACTACTAGTAATGGTAAGAAAGAGAAGATTACCATTTGGGCATGGGATGAATCCTTTAATATCGTAGCTGCTAATCAAGCAAAGGAAATCTATGAGAAACAAAATAAGAACGTAGAAGTAGATGTTGTTACTATGGCACAGGATGATATTGTAGCGAAATTAAATACAAGCCTTGCTTCTAAATCCTATGATGGTCTTCCTGATATTGTTTTGATTGAAGATTATCGAATTCAAGGATATTTAAATTCATATGCAAATGATTTCGCTGATCTTTCGAGCATCGCCAAAGCAAGCGATTTTGCTTCTTTTAAAACTGGTGTAGATCAAGTGAATGGAAAGATGTATGGTATTCCTTTTGATAGTGGTGTAGCAGCAACGTTCTATCGTACAGATTTAATTGAAAAAGCTGGTTATACAGAAAAAGATATGGAAAACTTGACTTGGGATAAATATATCGAAATCGGTAAAAAGGTAAAAGAGAAAACTGGTGTTGCTATGTGTACTCTTGATCCAAGTGATATCGGTCAGATCCGTATGATGTTACAGAGTGCTGGAGCTTGGTATGTAGGCAATGATGGTAAGACTGTTACAATTAAAGATAACAAAGCATTAAAAGATGCAATTAAAGTATATAAGAAATTAGTAGATTCAGGAATTACAAAACAAACAAGTGACTGGGATCAATTTGTTGGTGCATTCAACAAAGGTCAAGTAGCTTCTGTTCCAACAGGATGTTGGATTGTTCCTTCTATTATTAAAGCAAATGATCAAAAAGGTAAATGGAAAGCAGCAGCCTTCCCAAGAATGTCTGAAAATGATAAATCTGTAAACGCTTCTTCTTGTGGTGGTGCTGGCTGGTATGTTCTTAAAAATGTTGGTCATGAAAAGACAGCAGTCGATTTCTTAGGAAAGACATTTGCTTCTGATAATGATTTAATGAATAACTTAGCAAGTGATATTACATTAGTAAGTACTTTAAATAGTGCAAAGAGTGGATCTAACTACTCAGCAGGAAATGATTTCTTCGGAGGACAGAAATTATTCGCTGACTTTGCAAAATGGAATGCTCAAGTACCAACTGTTAACTACGGATTGAGTACATATGCAATTGAAGATATTATGACAGAAGCTGTTCAAGCAATTGTAGGTGGAGCTGATATCGATAAGACATTAGCAGATTATCAGACACAGGTTGAGGCAGCAGTAGCTCAATAATAATTAAATGGAATAGAGCGGATGGGGCCGCTCTATTCCATTCTATCAGAGAGTTCCTAGGAGGTAGGTTTTATGCAAAGACGTAGAAAGTCTGGGGAGATCAGCCCGGCACTAAATCGAAAAGGCTGGTTATTTGTTTTACCAAGTATTTGTCTGATCGTATTATTTGTGTTCTATCCAATGATTCAGGCATTTATTACATCATTTAAAACAGGTGTAGGAGATGGCCTACAATTTTCGGGATTAGCAAATTATAAGAGATTATTGACAGATTCCACATTTAAAAAAGCATTAGGCAATACATTTTTATTCTTGATCATTCAAGTTCCGATCATGATCTTATTAGCACTTGTTATCTCAAGTATG carries:
- a CDS encoding alpha-arabinosides ABC transport system, permease protein AraN produces the protein MKKRILSLCLVFAMLLTTLVGCSSSNANKSDGKSDTTSSKKTTSNGKKEKITIWAWDESFNIVAANQAKEIYEKQNKNVEVDVVTMAQDDIVAKLNTSLASKSYDGLPDIVLIEDYRIQGYLNSYANDFADLSSIAKASDFASFKTGVDQVNGKMYGIPFDSGVAATFYRTDLIEKAGYTEKDMENLTWDKYIEIGKKVKEKTGVAMCTLDPSDIGQIRMMLQSAGAWYVGNDGKTVTIKDNKALKDAIKVYKKLVDSGITKQTSDWDQFVGAFNKGQVASVPTGCWIVPSIIKANDQKGKWKAAAFPRMSENDKSVNASSCGGAGWYVLKNVGHEKTAVDFLGKTFASDNDLMNNLASDITLVSTLNSAKSGSNYSAGNDFFGGQKLFADFAKWNAQVPTVNYGLSTYAIEDIMTEAVQAIVGGADIDKTLADYQTQVEAAVAQ
- a CDS encoding phosphoribosylformimino-5-aminoimidazole carboxamide ribotide isomerase, whose protein sequence is MKFRPCIDIHNGKVKQIVGGSLSDYKDQAKENFVSEQNAAFYGKLYCDHQLSGGHIILLNKEGSQYYEQDLEQAALALKSFPDGLQIGGGVNDNNAKRFLSLGATHVIVTSYVFRDGRIYYENLKKLIDIVGKEHLVLDLSCRKKDGDYYIVTDRWQRFTEVKITKELIIQLTEYCDEFLIHAVDVEGKSNGIELELISILGTIEGFPITYAGGISSFADLKELKRLGNNRLDVTIGSSLDLFGGNMKFQDVIKFMSNC